CCATGGTCTACATGGCGGTGGCGATGGCGGCGCCCGGCGCGGCGGGGGCGCACGCGGGGCACACGGCGGGGCACGCGGCGGGGCACGCGGCGGGGGCGGTGGGTGGCATACCCGTGCTCACGGCCGGGCTCCTCCTCTATTACACGGCGTACGTGCTCCGCTCGGGGGCGCGGCTCGTGCCGGTGGCGGCGACCGCCGGCGGCCCGGGTCCCGCCTGGGTGACCGGACCGGAGCTGACGCTCGCCTGCCGGCTCTCGATGGCGCTCGCGATGCTCGCGATGCTGGTGACGCTGTGAGGCCCTCGTGGGATCCGGTCCGATGACAGCACCTTCCGGCCAACCAAACCGTGGCGTACGTCACTTGCCGTCCCAGCCCATACCCCGGCGAGTACCGCGCTCATAGGCTGACGCCATGTGGGTCTCCCTCGCGCTGTTCCTGCTCGGCGTCCTGACCGCCCTCGCCGCCCCCCGGCTGCTGTCCCGGGCGGACTGGGTGGAGCGAGAACCCGTGGTGGCCCTGTGGGTGTGGCAGTGCGTGGTGGCCGCGGTGCTGCTGAGCTTCGCGCTCTCCATGACGTTCAGTGCGTCCGCGGCCTGGC
The DNA window shown above is from Streptomyces vietnamensis and carries:
- a CDS encoding DUF5134 domain-containing protein; amino-acid sequence: MHGPALSGWLLVALCAATGVYCLLRMRVCAGAERKAAGGEAVMSFGMASMAVPAAVLTPPEWGWAVYAAVFGAATLHGLLAVRHGGHHLHHLVGSLAMVYMAVAMAAPGAAGAHAGHTAGHAAGHAAGAVGGIPVLTAGLLLYYTAYVLRSGARLVPVAATAGGPGPAWVTGPELTLACRLSMALAMLAMLVTL